A part of Geothrix oryzae genomic DNA contains:
- the amrS gene encoding AmmeMemoRadiSam system radical SAM enzyme has translation MKPAPIGPERPERDGGELARLARAAIAATLDDQEPGGALPEGFDGPGATFVTLTVDGKLRGCVGSPVPDASLVAGLIDHARAAAFRDTRFRPLGHEDLSRASVEVSLLSPLRPVACVDEEDLLRQLRPGVDGLVLDYRGDRALFLPQVWTTLPEPRAYLSALKRKAGWPAAFWSPGIRAWTFTAEAWHDDPPRARNRGLEAAGSPYPARHWHRLGDGRLRCDVCPHGCALQEGQRGRCSVRQRSGGRMVLAAFGWTSGFCVDPIEKKPLHHFLPGSRVLSFGTVGCNLSCRFCQNWKLSGSRDLGLLRERTTPEAVARDARRMGCRSVAFTYNEPATSLEFVSEVAEACHAEGIATVAVTAGYLKAAARRDFFTHLDAANVDLKAFSDGFYRRVAAGTLGPVLDTLRFLVHETKVWTEITTLLIPGLNDSDDELRQLSAWIVSELGAEVPLHFSAFHPDHRMRELPPTPLATLARARTLAREAGLRYVYTGNVRDPEGSMTLCPGCGETVIRRDGYRVVDLDLKDGGSCGSCGWPIPGVFAAPDELAHFPA, from the coding sequence ATGAAACCCGCACCGATCGGCCCTGAGCGGCCTGAACGGGATGGGGGCGAGCTGGCGCGGTTGGCCCGCGCGGCCATCGCCGCCACTCTGGATGATCAGGAGCCCGGGGGGGCCCTCCCCGAGGGCTTCGACGGGCCGGGCGCCACCTTCGTGACCCTCACCGTGGACGGGAAGCTGCGCGGCTGCGTGGGCAGCCCCGTGCCGGACGCCTCCCTCGTGGCGGGCCTCATCGACCACGCCCGCGCCGCCGCTTTCCGGGACACCCGCTTCAGACCACTCGGGCACGAGGACCTGTCCCGGGCGTCCGTGGAGGTATCCCTGCTCTCCCCGCTGCGCCCCGTCGCCTGCGTGGATGAGGAGGATCTTCTGCGCCAGCTCCGGCCTGGCGTGGATGGCCTCGTCCTGGACTACCGCGGAGACCGGGCGCTCTTCCTGCCCCAGGTCTGGACGACGCTGCCAGAGCCCCGGGCCTATCTCTCGGCCCTCAAGCGCAAGGCGGGGTGGCCCGCGGCCTTCTGGTCACCGGGCATCCGCGCCTGGACTTTCACCGCGGAGGCCTGGCACGACGACCCCCCGCGGGCGCGCAACCGGGGGCTCGAGGCTGCGGGATCCCCCTACCCCGCCCGTCACTGGCATCGGCTCGGAGATGGCCGGCTTCGCTGCGATGTCTGCCCCCATGGTTGCGCCCTGCAGGAGGGACAGCGCGGCCGGTGCTCCGTGCGGCAGCGGAGCGGCGGCCGCATGGTCCTCGCGGCTTTCGGCTGGACCAGCGGCTTCTGCGTGGATCCCATTGAAAAGAAACCGCTCCATCACTTCCTCCCGGGCTCCCGGGTGCTGTCCTTCGGCACGGTGGGCTGCAACCTCTCCTGCCGCTTCTGCCAGAACTGGAAGCTCTCCGGCTCGCGCGACCTGGGCCTTCTCCGAGAGCGGACCACACCTGAAGCCGTCGCCCGGGACGCCCGCCGCATGGGCTGCCGCAGCGTCGCCTTCACCTACAACGAGCCGGCCACCTCCCTGGAGTTCGTTTCGGAGGTGGCCGAAGCCTGCCATGCGGAAGGCATCGCCACGGTGGCCGTGACGGCGGGTTATCTGAAGGCGGCGGCCCGGCGGGATTTCTTCACCCATCTGGACGCGGCCAATGTGGATCTGAAGGCCTTCAGCGACGGCTTCTACCGGCGCGTCGCGGCCGGCACCCTCGGCCCCGTGCTCGACACGCTGCGCTTCCTGGTGCACGAAACGAAGGTGTGGACGGAAATCACCACCCTGCTCATCCCCGGCCTGAACGATTCCGACGATGAGCTCCGCCAGCTCTCAGCCTGGATCGTCTCCGAGCTCGGCGCGGAGGTGCCCCTGCACTTCAGCGCCTTCCATCCGGACCACCGGATGCGGGAGCTGCCCCCCACGCCTCTGGCCACCCTCGCCCGGGCCCGGACCCTCGCCCGCGAAGCGGGCCTGAGGTATGTCTACACCGGGAATGTGCGCGACCCGGAGGGTTCGATGACCCTCTGTCCCGGCTGCGGCGAAACCGTGATCCGACGGGATGGCTATCGGGTGGTGGACCTGGACCTCAAGGACGGTGGCAGCTGCGGGAGCTGCGGCTGGCCGATCCCCGGAGTCTTCGCAGCTCCCGACGAGCTGGCTCACTTCCCGGCATAG
- the amrB gene encoding AmmeMemoRadiSam system protein B translates to MLTVRPAIVAGRFYPGDPHRLRGEVDGLLAAVTVPPADPMPKALIVPHAGYVYSGPVAASGYARLMREGGTLERVVVLGPSHHAAFEGLALPESEAFETPLGIVEIDQEALARIPQVRRSEAIHRPEHSLEVHLPFLQRVAPKAKLVPLAVGQASPAQVAEVLGALWGGPETVIVVSSDLSHYRSYRECRRIDAETARQILRLDTVLPPGGACGAAPVAGFLEAARRRHLHPLLLDLRNSGDTAGGQDEVVGYGAFAFYETRTDRP, encoded by the coding sequence ATGCTGACGGTTCGTCCGGCCATCGTCGCCGGCAGGTTCTATCCGGGAGATCCGCATCGCCTGCGGGGGGAGGTGGACGGCCTTCTCGCGGCGGTGACGGTGCCGCCGGCCGATCCCATGCCGAAAGCCCTGATCGTGCCCCACGCCGGCTATGTCTATTCGGGCCCCGTGGCCGCCAGCGGCTATGCGCGGCTGATGCGGGAGGGCGGCACCCTTGAGCGCGTGGTGGTGCTGGGGCCCAGCCACCACGCGGCCTTTGAGGGGCTGGCCCTGCCCGAATCCGAGGCCTTCGAGACCCCCCTTGGGATCGTGGAGATCGACCAGGAGGCCCTCGCGCGCATTCCGCAAGTGCGCCGCAGCGAAGCCATCCACCGGCCCGAACATTCGCTGGAGGTGCATCTCCCCTTCCTCCAGCGGGTGGCCCCGAAGGCCAAGTTGGTGCCCTTGGCCGTGGGCCAGGCCTCCCCCGCCCAGGTGGCCGAGGTGCTGGGGGCCCTCTGGGGCGGGCCGGAGACCGTGATCGTCGTGAGTTCCGACCTCTCCCACTACCGGTCCTACCGCGAATGCCGCAGGATTGACGCGGAGACCGCCCGGCAGATCCTCCGCCTGGACACGGTCCTGCCCCCCGGGGGCGCCTGCGGAGCGGCCCCGGTGGCTGGGTTCCTCGAAGCGGCGCGGCGCAGGCACCTGCATCCCCTGCTCCTCGACCTCCGGAACTCGGGTGACACGGCAGGAGGCCAAGATGAGGTCGTCGGCTATGGCGCCTTCGCCTTCTATGAAACCCGCACCGATCGGCCCTGA
- a CDS encoding protein-glutamine glutaminase family protein: MVLRLSLVLALQMGLAAVAQGSHASLWPTQILDSPDNGQHLAVSVIEPQEAGGLFTELAGRSDIPYGFLLDGNYARAHKMVRILEDRGVTAAKAWVEGELFVDSKRFGEVGLSYHVAPVVFVREGKVPAAQVLDPSLFDRPVSYAMWKAKLVAKGKAKLTRAYFTSRFAYDPDDRAKALTDYDEESLRDMNRTNRDFDRKLFMFDRMTALKSH, translated from the coding sequence GTGGTCCTGCGCCTTTCCCTCGTCTTGGCCCTTCAGATGGGGCTTGCCGCCGTGGCCCAGGGGTCACACGCCAGTCTGTGGCCCACTCAAATCCTGGACTCCCCGGACAACGGCCAGCACCTCGCCGTCTCCGTGATCGAACCGCAGGAGGCGGGGGGACTCTTCACAGAGCTGGCCGGGCGGTCCGACATCCCGTACGGGTTCCTGCTGGACGGCAACTATGCCCGGGCTCACAAGATGGTGCGAATCCTCGAGGACCGGGGCGTGACAGCGGCCAAGGCCTGGGTGGAGGGGGAGCTCTTCGTGGACAGCAAGCGCTTCGGTGAGGTGGGCCTGTCCTATCATGTTGCGCCTGTCGTGTTCGTCCGGGAGGGCAAGGTCCCGGCGGCCCAGGTCCTCGATCCATCGCTCTTCGACCGACCCGTTTCCTACGCCATGTGGAAGGCCAAGCTCGTGGCGAAGGGCAAGGCCAAGCTGACGCGGGCCTACTTCACCTCGCGGTTCGCCTACGACCCCGACGACCGTGCGAAGGCCCTGACCGACTACGACGAGGAGTCCCTGAGGGACATGAACCGCACCAACCGGGACTTCGACCGCAAGCTGTTCATGTTCGACCGCATGACGGCCCTCAAATCCCATTGA
- a CDS encoding HAD-IG family 5'-nucleotidase encodes MVKPEPPDQPRGRGIFCNRTLNLRSVRAIGYDMDYTLVDYRVAAFEQMVYAQARERLASEGWPVDGLEFDPRMVARGLVIDTERGNLVKANRFGFVKRAMHGTRMLEHAEQRDAYAQTLVDLNDPRWVFLNTLFSLSEGCLFAQAVDLLDRGALPRPFEYASLYRHVRARVDAQHLEGHLKAEIAAAPERYVVQDPEAALALLDQKAAGKKLLLITNSEWSFTSKMMAHAYDRHLPDGMTWRQLFDLVIVAARKPVFFTERGPFFEVVDEAGLLRPLMGPLRPGGLYLGGCASQVERDLGISGDEILYVGDHMFGDVHVSKRLLSWRTALVLRELDAEMAALESFRETELRLMAMMREKEGLEARLSQTRLALQRLHTGYGPAPTADAATLEARVHDLRGQLVALDAEIAPLAKAGTELVNARWGLLTRAGNDKSHLTRQIERYADIYTSRVSNFLHATPFAYFRSPRGSLPHDPAGPGMEAQP; translated from the coding sequence ATGGTGAAGCCCGAGCCCCCCGACCAACCCCGCGGCCGCGGCATCTTCTGCAACCGGACCCTGAACCTCCGGTCGGTGCGGGCCATCGGCTACGACATGGACTACACCCTGGTGGACTACCGGGTGGCGGCCTTCGAACAGATGGTCTACGCCCAGGCCCGGGAGCGGCTCGCCTCCGAAGGCTGGCCCGTGGATGGCCTGGAGTTCGACCCCAGGATGGTGGCCCGCGGCCTGGTGATCGACACGGAACGGGGCAATCTCGTGAAGGCCAACCGCTTCGGCTTCGTGAAGCGGGCCATGCACGGCACGCGGATGCTCGAACACGCCGAGCAGCGGGATGCCTACGCCCAGACCCTGGTGGACCTGAACGATCCGCGCTGGGTCTTCCTCAACACGCTGTTCTCGCTCTCCGAAGGCTGCCTCTTCGCCCAGGCGGTGGACCTGCTGGACCGCGGCGCCCTGCCCCGCCCCTTCGAATACGCCAGCCTCTACCGCCATGTGCGGGCACGGGTGGATGCCCAGCACCTCGAAGGCCACCTGAAGGCCGAGATCGCCGCGGCGCCCGAGCGCTATGTGGTGCAGGATCCCGAGGCCGCCCTGGCCCTGCTGGACCAGAAGGCCGCGGGCAAGAAGCTGCTGCTCATCACCAACTCGGAATGGAGCTTCACCTCGAAGATGATGGCCCACGCCTACGACCGGCACCTGCCGGATGGCATGACCTGGCGCCAACTCTTCGACCTGGTGATCGTGGCCGCCCGAAAGCCCGTCTTCTTCACCGAGCGCGGCCCCTTCTTCGAGGTGGTGGACGAGGCAGGCCTGCTGCGGCCGCTGATGGGGCCTCTGCGCCCGGGCGGCCTCTACCTGGGCGGCTGCGCCTCCCAGGTGGAACGGGACCTCGGCATCTCCGGCGACGAGATCCTCTATGTGGGCGACCACATGTTCGGCGATGTCCATGTGAGCAAGCGCCTCCTCAGCTGGCGCACGGCCCTGGTGCTGCGGGAGCTGGATGCCGAGATGGCCGCCCTGGAATCGTTCCGGGAGACGGAGCTCCGCCTCATGGCCATGATGCGGGAGAAGGAAGGGCTGGAGGCCCGGCTGTCCCAGACGCGCCTCGCCCTCCAGCGCCTCCACACGGGGTACGGTCCCGCCCCCACGGCCGATGCGGCCACCCTGGAGGCGCGCGTCCACGACCTCCGCGGCCAGCTGGTGGCCCTCGACGCCGAGATCGCCCCCCTGGCCAAGGCCGGCACCGAACTCGTCAATGCGCGGTGGGGCCTGCTCACCCGCGCCGGCAACGACAAGAGCCACCTCACCCGCCAGATCGAGCGCTACGCCGACATCTACACCAGCCGCGTGTCGAACTTCCTCCACGCCACGCCCTTCGCCTACTTCCGCTCCCCCCGGGGCAGCCTGCCGCACGATCCGGCCGGGCCCGGGATGGAGGCCCAGCCATGA
- a CDS encoding S9 family peptidase, with the protein MSLLHRFLIPALLVALPAAAADKRAFHIEDLYRLKGIQHLALSPDGSRLAFEVSSQDLKAAKRNTQLWVLETASGQAKQLTYSGKSDTAPQWSKDGKTLYFLSSREGSSQLWALDAGGGEARKVTSFEPGVGSPKLVPGANWVVFEASVFPEAMADGAKHKELSEKLENGPVQAHLADSLLYRHWTEWRDFQYSHLFTATLGGKVEAITSGKQDYPAFWQAWDLSPDGKELCVTTNTDPVAARSTNQDLFLIPLEGDRTPKRITGDNPAADQDPKYSPDGRYIAYKFQTKPGHESDRFRLAVYDRQTKARKVLTEAIDNWVDGFQWSADGKALWFTVQEKGRWPLFRVEVASGKTTRMLEGQSIKEFVVSADQKAVYLTKTRVGEPAEIWRYGFESKELKRLSAFNQAVADEVDLRPAEEQWVKGADGKDIHVFLVKPHGFDPAKKYPLILNVHGGPQMMWSDTLRGDWQVYPGAGYIVAFPNPHGSTGYGQAFTDAISGDWDGKVMTDIDKVADHLAALPYVDKDRMGAMGWSWGGYAMMWLEGHTTRFKALAAMMGVYDLRSMHGATEELWFPEHDLTGTPWAKAAAYDRMNPSGHVQAFKTPCLVITGERDYRVPYTQSLQFFTGLQEMGVPSRLLVFKNDGHWPDNLKSMPVYYNAHLEWFQKYLGGGGAPWKTEDMVRNLAFDKAGK; encoded by the coding sequence GTGTCCCTGCTGCATCGGTTCCTGATCCCCGCCCTCCTCGTCGCCCTGCCCGCGGCGGCCGCGGACAAGCGGGCCTTCCACATCGAGGACCTCTACCGCCTGAAGGGGATCCAGCACCTGGCCTTGAGCCCGGACGGGTCCCGCCTGGCCTTCGAGGTGTCCAGTCAGGACCTGAAGGCCGCCAAGCGGAACACGCAGCTCTGGGTGCTGGAGACGGCCTCGGGGCAGGCGAAGCAGCTCACCTACTCGGGCAAGTCCGACACGGCCCCTCAGTGGTCGAAAGATGGCAAGACGCTCTACTTCCTCTCCAGCCGGGAGGGCAGCAGCCAGCTCTGGGCGCTGGATGCCGGCGGCGGGGAGGCCCGCAAGGTGACCAGCTTCGAGCCCGGCGTGGGGTCGCCGAAGCTCGTGCCCGGCGCGAACTGGGTGGTGTTCGAGGCCTCCGTGTTCCCCGAGGCCATGGCCGACGGCGCGAAGCACAAGGAGCTGAGCGAGAAGCTGGAGAACGGCCCCGTGCAGGCCCACCTGGCGGATTCGCTGCTCTACCGCCACTGGACCGAATGGCGCGATTTCCAGTACAGCCACCTCTTCACGGCCACCCTCGGAGGCAAGGTCGAAGCCATCACTTCGGGGAAGCAGGACTACCCGGCCTTCTGGCAGGCCTGGGACCTGAGCCCCGATGGAAAGGAACTGTGCGTCACCACCAACACCGACCCGGTGGCCGCCCGCAGCACCAATCAGGATCTCTTCCTGATCCCGCTGGAGGGCGACCGCACTCCCAAGCGCATCACCGGCGACAACCCGGCGGCGGACCAGGATCCGAAGTACTCGCCGGACGGCCGCTACATCGCCTACAAGTTCCAGACGAAGCCGGGGCATGAATCAGATCGTTTCCGCCTGGCCGTCTACGATCGCCAGACGAAGGCCCGCAAGGTGCTGACGGAAGCCATCGACAACTGGGTGGACGGCTTCCAGTGGTCGGCGGACGGGAAGGCCCTCTGGTTCACCGTGCAGGAGAAGGGCCGCTGGCCCCTCTTCCGCGTGGAGGTCGCCTCCGGGAAGACCACCCGCATGCTCGAGGGCCAGAGCATCAAGGAGTTCGTGGTGAGCGCCGACCAGAAGGCCGTCTATCTCACCAAGACCCGCGTGGGCGAGCCGGCGGAGATCTGGCGCTATGGCTTCGAGTCCAAGGAGCTGAAGCGCCTGAGCGCCTTCAATCAGGCCGTGGCCGACGAAGTGGATCTCCGTCCCGCCGAGGAGCAGTGGGTGAAGGGCGCCGACGGCAAGGACATCCATGTCTTCCTCGTGAAGCCCCACGGCTTCGACCCGGCCAAGAAGTATCCGCTCATCCTCAATGTGCACGGCGGCCCCCAGATGATGTGGTCCGACACGCTGCGCGGCGACTGGCAGGTCTATCCCGGCGCCGGCTACATCGTGGCCTTCCCGAACCCCCACGGCTCCACGGGCTACGGCCAGGCCTTCACGGACGCCATCAGCGGCGACTGGGACGGCAAGGTGATGACGGACATCGACAAGGTGGCGGACCATCTCGCCGCGCTGCCTTATGTGGACAAGGACCGCATGGGCGCCATGGGCTGGAGCTGGGGCGGCTACGCCATGATGTGGCTGGAGGGTCACACCACCCGCTTCAAGGCCCTGGCCGCCATGATGGGCGTCTACGACCTGCGCTCCATGCACGGCGCCACCGAGGAGCTGTGGTTCCCCGAGCACGACCTCACGGGAACGCCTTGGGCGAAGGCCGCCGCCTACGACCGCATGAACCCCAGCGGCCATGTGCAGGCCTTCAAGACCCCCTGCCTCGTCATCACCGGCGAGCGCGACTACCGCGTGCCCTACACCCAGAGCCTGCAGTTCTTCACGGGCCTGCAGGAGATGGGCGTGCCCAGCCGCCTCCTCGTCTTCAAGAACGACGGCCACTGGCCCGACAACCTGAAATCCATGCCTGTCTACTACAACGCCCACCTCGAGTGGTTCCAGAAGTACCTGGGCGGCGGCGGCGCCCCCTGGAAGACCGAGGACATGGTGCGGAACCTGGCTTTCGACAAGGCCGGGAAGTAG
- a CDS encoding M3 family metallopeptidase: protein MRTASALAALMTLPALAADPAVAGNPFFTEWKTPFGVPPFASITEAHFLPAFREGMARQKAEVKAIAEAKVAPTFENTIVALERSGQFMDRVGSVFFNLTGAETNPKLQAVNRELMPLMAAHRDDIQLNHQLFQRVKTVWDGRAALKLAPDQSRLLERTYKGFVRAGAALTADQQTRMRAINAEQSKLGVEFGDRLLKATKAFQLLVEKPADLAGLPEGTRMAAAAAAKKAGKDGQWLFTLDGPSIWPFLEYAQNRELRKKLLTGYLERCNQGGDTDTNAIVAKVAALRVEKAQLLGYKTWADFVLEENMAKDPKGVYGLLDQIWKPALEVAKKERAELQAMMAKDLPGQKLEPWDWRYYAEKVKQAKYDFDEESVKPYFAIDAVRQGAFTLAGKLYGISFTEKKEVPVYQKDVRCFEVKEQDGRHLGLIFVDYHPRPGKRGGAWMSSYRQAWVQDGKQVDPVVVNVCNFTAPAGDRPALLTSDEVRTLFHEFGHGLHGLFYKGQYRGTAGTPRDFVELPSQVMENWSMEPEMLKLYAKHYKTGEVIPDALMAKMKKAATFGQGFATVEYMAASLLDMDWHTLTTTKPQDTAAFEKASLAKWGLIAEIPPRYRSPYFNHIMGGYAAGYYSYIWSAVLDSDAFQAFKEKGNLFDPATAAKFRAEVLSKGGTEDPALLYQRFRGRDPQVGPLLEKRGLK from the coding sequence ATGCGCACTGCTTCCGCTTTGGCCGCTCTCATGACGCTTCCCGCGCTGGCTGCCGATCCCGCCGTGGCGGGCAACCCGTTCTTCACGGAATGGAAGACGCCCTTCGGCGTGCCGCCCTTCGCGTCGATCACCGAGGCGCACTTCCTCCCGGCCTTCCGGGAGGGCATGGCCCGGCAGAAGGCCGAGGTGAAGGCCATCGCGGAGGCGAAGGTAGCCCCGACCTTCGAGAACACCATCGTGGCGCTGGAACGGTCGGGCCAGTTCATGGACCGGGTGGGTTCCGTGTTCTTCAACCTCACGGGCGCCGAGACGAACCCGAAGCTCCAGGCCGTGAACCGCGAGTTGATGCCGCTGATGGCCGCCCACCGCGATGACATCCAGCTGAACCACCAGCTCTTCCAGCGGGTGAAGACCGTGTGGGACGGCCGGGCCGCGCTGAAGCTCGCCCCCGATCAGAGCCGCCTGCTGGAGCGCACCTACAAGGGCTTCGTCCGGGCGGGCGCCGCGCTGACCGCCGACCAGCAGACCCGCATGCGCGCCATCAATGCCGAGCAGTCCAAGCTCGGCGTGGAGTTCGGCGACCGCCTGCTCAAGGCCACCAAGGCTTTCCAGCTGCTGGTGGAGAAGCCCGCCGACCTTGCGGGCCTGCCCGAGGGCACGCGCATGGCGGCGGCCGCCGCCGCGAAGAAGGCCGGAAAGGACGGCCAGTGGCTGTTCACCCTGGATGGTCCGAGCATCTGGCCCTTCCTCGAGTACGCGCAGAACCGCGAGCTGCGGAAGAAGCTCCTCACGGGCTACCTGGAGCGCTGCAACCAGGGCGGGGACACCGACACCAACGCCATCGTCGCGAAGGTGGCGGCCCTGCGCGTCGAGAAGGCCCAGCTGCTGGGCTACAAGACCTGGGCCGACTTCGTGCTCGAAGAGAACATGGCCAAGGATCCCAAGGGGGTCTACGGCCTGCTGGACCAGATCTGGAAGCCCGCGCTGGAGGTCGCCAAGAAGGAGCGCGCCGAGCTGCAGGCCATGATGGCGAAGGATCTGCCCGGCCAGAAGCTCGAGCCCTGGGACTGGCGCTACTACGCGGAGAAGGTGAAGCAGGCCAAGTACGACTTCGACGAGGAGTCGGTGAAGCCCTATTTCGCCATCGACGCCGTGCGCCAGGGCGCCTTCACCCTCGCCGGGAAGCTCTACGGCATCTCGTTCACGGAGAAGAAGGAGGTGCCCGTCTACCAGAAGGATGTGCGCTGCTTCGAGGTGAAGGAGCAGGACGGCCGGCACCTCGGCCTGATCTTCGTGGACTACCATCCCCGGCCGGGCAAGCGGGGCGGAGCCTGGATGAGCAGCTACCGGCAGGCCTGGGTGCAGGACGGGAAGCAGGTGGACCCGGTGGTGGTGAATGTGTGCAACTTCACGGCGCCGGCGGGGGACCGCCCGGCGCTGCTGACCTCGGACGAGGTGCGCACCCTCTTCCACGAATTCGGCCATGGCCTGCACGGTCTCTTCTACAAGGGCCAGTACCGCGGCACGGCCGGCACGCCCCGCGACTTCGTGGAACTGCCCAGCCAGGTCATGGAGAACTGGTCCATGGAGCCCGAGATGCTGAAGCTCTATGCGAAGCACTACAAGACCGGCGAGGTCATCCCCGACGCGCTGATGGCGAAGATGAAGAAGGCCGCCACCTTCGGGCAGGGCTTCGCCACGGTGGAATACATGGCCGCCTCGCTCCTGGACATGGACTGGCACACCCTCACCACCACCAAGCCCCAGGACACCGCCGCCTTCGAGAAGGCCTCGCTCGCCAAGTGGGGGCTCATCGCCGAGATCCCGCCCCGCTACCGCAGCCCCTACTTCAACCACATCATGGGGGGCTACGCCGCGGGCTACTACAGCTACATCTGGAGCGCCGTGCTGGACAGCGACGCCTTCCAGGCCTTCAAGGAGAAGGGCAACCTCTTCGATCCCGCCACCGCGGCGAAGTTCCGCGCTGAAGTCCTCTCGAAGGGCGGCACCGAGGATCCCGCGCTGCTCTACCAGCGCTTCCGCGGCCGGGATCCCCAGGTGGGACCCCTGCTCGAGAAGCGCGGACTGAAGTAG
- a CDS encoding alpha/beta hydrolase — protein sequence MRSPLFRPLPSGLAPCLAIALLLLKCAHQPPVVPPAPRPAPVAAPPPPPPPPPPAASARPPKPPPPPPVEREDPRMAERSDMPRREAPSRRPLPPPPAPAPLPAPAPASAADNPNVARDQAFARVSVMYGTDRKLDPRTGGYGGGRGAGISYGEVAVSIPRGHKTGELEAPSIWRLEFREDPRKHMVILDRTFHTRQGFLNRVKARIQARGSSGSSFVFVHGYNVSFDDAARRTAQITFDLDYRGVPVFYSWPSQGSLQGYTTDENNVQWSEANLKKFLVDFAQKSGARDIYLIAHSMGNRALTGALRQIFAEQPKLKGRFKEIILTAPDIDAEIFKRDIAPALAAGCERITLYVSSGDNALLASKKVHGYPRAGDTAEGIVVVPGIETVDASGLDTSFLEHSYFATAPPVLGDIRRVMQEGLRAARRGLETRLAGGGNYWRLKGAPHP from the coding sequence ATGCGATCCCCCCTCTTCCGTCCGCTGCCCTCCGGGCTTGCGCCCTGCCTGGCGATCGCGCTCCTCCTGCTGAAGTGCGCGCATCAGCCTCCCGTGGTGCCCCCGGCCCCCAGACCGGCGCCGGTGGCCGCGCCTCCTCCTCCGCCACCACCCCCCCCACCTGCAGCCTCCGCGCGTCCGCCCAAGCCTCCGCCGCCCCCGCCGGTGGAGCGCGAGGACCCCCGCATGGCCGAGCGGTCCGACATGCCGCGGAGGGAGGCCCCGTCACGGCGGCCCCTGCCGCCTCCGCCCGCACCCGCGCCTCTGCCTGCACCTGCGCCTGCATCTGCGGCCGACAATCCCAATGTGGCCCGGGACCAGGCTTTCGCCCGCGTGTCGGTGATGTACGGCACCGACCGGAAGCTGGATCCCCGCACCGGAGGCTACGGCGGAGGCCGAGGCGCCGGGATCTCCTATGGCGAGGTGGCCGTGAGCATCCCCCGTGGCCACAAGACCGGTGAGCTCGAAGCGCCCTCCATCTGGCGGCTGGAGTTCCGCGAAGACCCCCGGAAGCACATGGTCATCCTCGACCGGACCTTCCACACCCGCCAGGGTTTCCTCAACCGCGTGAAGGCGCGGATCCAGGCCCGGGGCTCCTCCGGATCGAGCTTCGTGTTCGTCCACGGCTACAATGTGTCCTTCGACGACGCCGCCCGGCGCACGGCGCAGATCACCTTCGACCTCGACTACCGAGGCGTGCCCGTGTTCTACAGCTGGCCCTCGCAGGGGTCCCTCCAGGGCTACACCACGGATGAGAACAATGTCCAGTGGAGCGAGGCGAACCTGAAGAAGTTCCTCGTGGACTTCGCCCAGAAGAGCGGCGCCAGGGACATCTACCTCATCGCCCACTCCATGGGAAACCGCGCGCTCACCGGCGCCCTCCGCCAGATCTTCGCCGAGCAGCCGAAGCTCAAGGGCCGCTTCAAGGAGATCATCCTCACCGCGCCCGACATCGACGCGGAGATCTTCAAGCGCGACATCGCCCCGGCCCTCGCGGCCGGCTGCGAACGGATCACGCTCTATGTCTCCAGCGGGGACAACGCGCTCCTGGCCTCCAAGAAGGTGCACGGCTACCCCCGGGCCGGCGACACCGCCGAGGGCATCGTGGTGGTGCCGGGCATCGAGACTGTGGATGCATCAGGGCTGGACACCAGCTTCCTGGAGCATTCCTACTTCGCCACCGCCCCACCCGTGCTCGGCGATATCCGCCGCGTGATGCAGGAGGGGCTGCGCGCCGCCCGCCGGGGTCTGGAAACCCGGTTGGCGGGCGGCGGCAACTACTGGAGGTTGAAAGGGGCGCCGCATCCCTGA
- a CDS encoding acyl-CoA thioesterase — MTPPPPLPPGVFAHAFAVPGAAIDGNGHVNNLEYLRWMQDIATAHSDARGWTRARYAETRTSWVIRSHAIDYLRPAFAGETITVLTWIGGFEAQESPRHCLFWRDRDRKVLAKARTLWVFVDAETGRARTIPEAFRSAFEVVADEKPVLQALKATLPLALT; from the coding sequence ATGACCCCGCCGCCGCCCCTGCCGCCCGGCGTCTTCGCCCACGCCTTCGCCGTGCCCGGGGCCGCCATCGATGGGAACGGCCATGTCAACAACCTGGAATACCTGCGCTGGATGCAGGACATCGCCACGGCCCACTCGGATGCGCGGGGCTGGACGCGGGCCAGGTATGCGGAGACCCGGACGAGCTGGGTGATCCGCTCCCACGCCATCGACTACCTCCGGCCCGCCTTCGCCGGGGAGACGATCACCGTGCTGACCTGGATCGGCGGTTTCGAGGCCCAGGAGTCCCCCCGCCACTGCCTCTTCTGGCGGGACCGGGACCGCAAGGTCCTGGCCAAGGCCAGGACCCTCTGGGTCTTCGTCGATGCCGAGACGGGACGGGCCCGGACCATCCCGGAGGCGTTCCGGAGCGCCTTCGAGGTGGTGGCCGACGAAAAGCCGGTGCTTCAGGCGCTGAAGGCCACCCTGCCCCTGGCACTGACATGA